Proteins encoded together in one Hymenobacter monticola window:
- a CDS encoding c-type cytochrome, whose product MPRPYALALLALLALPGCFSNNRHQGQRLYAQHCASCHGDQGQGLARLIPPLAGSDYLATHRAELPCLLRHGQNEVIVVNGVGYHNIMPGNKALSPAQLTNLLNYVESHWGNEAAPRTISDVQAQLDKCP is encoded by the coding sequence ATGCCCCGCCCTTACGCTCTCGCCCTGCTGGCCTTGCTGGCCCTGCCCGGCTGCTTCAGCAACAACCGCCACCAGGGGCAGCGCCTCTACGCGCAGCACTGCGCCTCCTGCCACGGCGACCAGGGCCAGGGCCTGGCCCGCCTGATTCCGCCGCTGGCCGGCTCCGACTACCTCGCCACCCACCGCGCCGAGCTGCCCTGCCTGCTGCGCCACGGCCAGAACGAGGTGATTGTGGTGAACGGCGTGGGCTACCACAACATCATGCCCGGCAATAAGGCCTTAAGCCCTGCTCAGCTTACCAACCTGCTGAACTACGTGGAAAGCCACTGGGGCAACGAAGCCGCCCCCCGGACCATCAGCGACGTGCAGGCGCAACTGGACAAGTGCCCGTGA
- a CDS encoding enhanced serine sensitivity protein SseB C-terminal domain-containing protein translates to MGLLDFLKNKPAETPATSTPATPNAAPGAAPADKPAGGPRYQGSKYVAPPEPAAPAPPVYQIPEPQPLPFEPENVLEQLLLLAATDEQARPAFYQALLQEEILMILAPMEGIEPGEVTLSEGQEIQLQVLNDGKLPIFSSVARLTDGGIDNGPVPYVRIPGHAFFQMIQGQDCVLNPFSPAGKLLPKDELAALLNGQLTGPLSPEGGDAQVLLSQPAEYPQAIADGVAAWAATQPHIEAAYLAQMQLANNPDVPRLLLAFISNNPDPSFMQELGPVLEGKTNVYQFIDLMLLDMNSEEGVNPYFRTIEPFYQK, encoded by the coding sequence ATGGGCCTGTTAGACTTCCTGAAAAATAAACCCGCCGAAACCCCGGCCACCTCCACTCCTGCCACCCCCAACGCCGCGCCCGGCGCCGCCCCGGCCGACAAGCCCGCTGGCGGACCCCGCTATCAGGGCTCCAAGTACGTGGCACCGCCTGAGCCGGCCGCACCCGCCCCGCCCGTGTACCAGATTCCGGAGCCGCAGCCCCTGCCTTTCGAGCCCGAAAACGTGCTGGAGCAGCTTCTGCTGCTGGCCGCCACCGATGAGCAGGCCCGCCCGGCCTTCTACCAGGCCCTGTTGCAGGAAGAAATCCTGATGATTCTGGCCCCGATGGAGGGCATTGAGCCCGGCGAGGTAACGCTCAGCGAAGGCCAGGAAATCCAGCTGCAGGTACTCAACGATGGCAAGCTGCCCATCTTCAGCTCAGTGGCGCGCCTCACCGACGGCGGCATCGACAACGGCCCGGTGCCTTACGTACGCATCCCCGGCCACGCTTTTTTCCAAATGATTCAGGGCCAGGACTGCGTGCTAAACCCCTTCTCGCCCGCCGGCAAGCTCCTGCCCAAAGACGAGTTGGCAGCCCTGCTCAACGGCCAGCTTACCGGCCCGCTCTCGCCCGAGGGCGGCGACGCCCAGGTGCTGCTCAGCCAGCCCGCCGAGTACCCCCAGGCCATTGCCGACGGCGTGGCCGCCTGGGCGGCCACCCAGCCCCACATCGAAGCCGCCTACCTGGCCCAGATGCAACTGGCCAACAACCCCGACGTGCCGCGCCTGCTGCTGGCCTTCATCAGCAACAACCCCGACCCGAGCTTCATGCAGGAGCTGGGCCCCGTGCTCGAAGGCAAAACCAATGTGTACCAGTTCATTGACTTAATGCTGCTGGACATGAATTCGGAAGAAGGCGTGAACCCCTATTTCCGCACCATTGAGCCGTTTTATCAGAAATAA
- a CDS encoding M20/M25/M40 family metallo-hydrolase — translation MKLAAVLLALAPFAAFAQKPAPLLPPADPAIQKLVDEISAKNLEADIRKLVSFGTRHTLSDTQSPTRGIGAARNWVRDEFLKYSKAGGGRMTVEMDTFTVKPDGRRINRPVLMANVLATLPGTDPTDTRVILVSGHIDSRVTDVMNATADAPGANDDGSGTVLVMELARVLAGQKFPCTLKFVAVQGEEQGLYGSGHLAERAKKEGWNLIAMLNNDIVGNSHGFDPEISDATQVRVFSEGVPANETPEQAKVRRQLSSENDAPSRQLARFIQRAAQLYGRGHKATLEYRPDRFLRGGDHTPFNQQGFAAVRFTEMNEDFTHQHQDLRTEKGRAYGDLPEGVDYAYLRRNAGVNLATMVALAKAPAAPAKVEVLTANLTNRTELRWQAPAAGPRPSGYVVLVRETSAPQWQQRFPVAGLTADLPISKDNFIFGVASIDAAGHESVAVLPVVGR, via the coding sequence ATGAAACTCGCCGCCGTCCTCCTGGCCCTCGCGCCCTTCGCCGCCTTCGCTCAAAAGCCTGCCCCGCTCCTGCCGCCCGCCGACCCGGCCATTCAAAAGCTGGTGGATGAGATTTCGGCCAAAAACCTGGAGGCCGACATCCGCAAGCTGGTTTCCTTTGGCACCCGGCACACCCTTAGTGACACGCAGAGCCCCACGCGCGGCATCGGCGCGGCCCGTAACTGGGTGCGCGACGAATTCCTGAAATACAGCAAGGCGGGCGGCGGGCGCATGACCGTGGAAATGGACACCTTCACGGTGAAGCCCGACGGCCGCCGCATCAACCGGCCCGTGCTCATGGCCAACGTGCTGGCTACTCTGCCCGGCACCGACCCGACGGACACCCGCGTCATCCTGGTGAGCGGGCACATCGACTCGCGCGTGACCGACGTGATGAACGCCACCGCCGACGCGCCCGGCGCCAACGACGACGGCTCCGGCACCGTGCTGGTGATGGAGCTGGCCCGCGTGCTGGCTGGCCAGAAGTTTCCGTGCACCCTCAAGTTTGTGGCCGTGCAGGGCGAAGAGCAGGGCCTCTACGGCTCGGGCCACCTGGCCGAGCGTGCCAAGAAAGAAGGCTGGAATTTAATTGCGATGCTCAACAACGACATCGTGGGCAACTCCCACGGCTTCGACCCCGAAATCAGCGACGCCACGCAGGTGCGCGTGTTCAGTGAGGGTGTGCCAGCCAACGAGACGCCTGAGCAGGCCAAAGTACGCCGCCAGCTCAGCTCCGAGAATGACGCGCCCAGCCGCCAGCTGGCCCGCTTTATTCAGCGCGCGGCCCAGCTTTACGGCCGCGGCCACAAAGCCACCCTGGAGTACCGCCCCGACCGGTTCCTGCGCGGCGGCGACCACACGCCCTTCAATCAGCAGGGTTTCGCAGCCGTCCGCTTCACCGAGATGAACGAGGATTTCACCCACCAGCACCAAGACCTGCGCACCGAAAAAGGCCGCGCCTACGGTGACCTGCCCGAAGGTGTGGACTACGCCTACCTGCGCCGCAACGCGGGCGTCAACCTCGCCACCATGGTGGCCCTGGCCAAAGCCCCGGCCGCGCCCGCCAAGGTCGAAGTCCTCACCGCCAACCTCACCAACCGTACCGAGTTGCGCTGGCAGGCGCCCGCCGCCGGCCCCAGGCCCAGCGGCTACGTGGTGCTGGTGCGCGAAACCAGCGCGCCGCAGTGGCAGCAGCGCTTCCCGGTGGCGGGCCTCACGGCCGACCTGCCCATTAGCAAGGACAACTTCATATTCGGCGTGGCAAGTATTGATGCGGCCGGGCACGAGAGCGTAGCCGTGCTGCCGGTGGTGGGGCGGTAG
- a CDS encoding slipin family protein: protein MSLLAIVLLIVALLLSGIRVAQEYERAIVFRLGRFVGTRGPGLYWIIPFFERQQTIDIRTKTVDLEQQETITKDSVTIKVNAVLWFRVTNPADAIIKVANFNQAVYQLSVTALRNIIGQHQLDEMLRERQQINAALLQIVDAATENWGVSVELVEIKDVEIPESMQRAMAREAEAVREKRARIIKAEAELEASIKLTQGAKQMEESPIALELRRMQMLSEIGIDNNTTTVVLIPSEFTNAAKSFTQMVEKHDNPGE from the coding sequence ATGTCACTGCTCGCCATTGTTCTCCTGATTGTTGCCTTGCTTCTTTCCGGCATCCGCGTGGCGCAGGAATACGAGCGGGCCATTGTGTTTCGGCTAGGCCGGTTTGTAGGCACGCGCGGGCCGGGGCTGTACTGGATAATTCCTTTTTTCGAGCGCCAGCAAACCATCGATATTCGCACCAAAACCGTGGATTTGGAACAGCAGGAAACCATCACCAAGGACAGCGTGACCATCAAGGTGAACGCCGTGCTGTGGTTTCGGGTCACGAACCCGGCCGATGCCATCATCAAGGTGGCCAATTTCAACCAGGCGGTTTACCAGCTGTCGGTCACGGCCTTGCGCAACATCATTGGGCAGCACCAGCTGGATGAGATGTTGCGCGAGCGCCAGCAAATCAACGCCGCGCTGCTGCAAATCGTGGACGCCGCCACCGAGAACTGGGGCGTGAGCGTGGAGCTAGTCGAAATCAAGGACGTGGAAATTCCGGAATCCATGCAGCGGGCCATGGCGCGCGAGGCCGAAGCCGTGCGTGAGAAGCGCGCCCGCATCATCAAGGCCGAAGCCGAGTTGGAGGCCTCCATCAAGCTCACGCAGGGCGCCAAGCAGATGGAAGAAAGTCCAATTGCGCTGGAGCTACGCCGCATGCAGATGCTCTCCGAAATCGGCATCGACAACAACACGACGACGGTGGTGCTCATCCCGTCTGAGTTTACCAACGCCGCCAAGAGCTTCACGCAGATGGTGGAGAAACACGACAACCCGGGCGAGTAA
- a CDS encoding DUF2911 domain-containing protein, whose translation MKHFIAMLTSGLLLATAAQAQTKLSIPPLSPTTHIQQRFSTSYIDLTYSRPSLRGRTAFGSLVPNGTVWRTGANTITKVRFGEEVKINGQTVPAGAYALLTIPDAKEWTFILNRDTAQWGTYEYKQALDVLRVKAKPSKLSAPVETMSLTVENLRPNAADLVVTWDRTQVALPLTADPDRIVMGQIEAAMKGEKKPYITAAQYYFNTGKDLTPALGWVEEAIKASPSYYGYYWKAKLLQKQGKNKEAIEAANKSLELVQTDKNEVSKAEYTRLNQEVLAAAGAKK comes from the coding sequence ATGAAACACTTTATAGCCATGCTCACCAGTGGCCTGCTGCTGGCCACGGCCGCCCAGGCCCAAACCAAGCTCAGCATCCCGCCCCTGAGCCCCACCACGCACATCCAGCAGCGCTTTTCCACCTCCTACATCGACCTCACGTATTCGCGGCCGTCGCTGCGGGGGCGCACGGCGTTTGGCAGCCTCGTGCCCAACGGCACGGTGTGGCGCACCGGCGCCAACACCATTACCAAGGTGCGGTTCGGCGAGGAGGTAAAAATCAACGGCCAAACGGTGCCGGCCGGCGCCTACGCCCTGCTCACCATCCCCGACGCGAAAGAATGGACCTTTATCCTGAACCGCGACACAGCCCAGTGGGGCACCTATGAATACAAGCAGGCCCTCGATGTATTGCGTGTGAAAGCCAAACCGAGCAAGCTTTCTGCCCCCGTCGAAACCATGTCGCTCACCGTGGAAAACCTGCGCCCCAACGCCGCCGACCTCGTCGTGACCTGGGACCGCACCCAAGTGGCGCTGCCCCTCACCGCCGACCCCGACCGCATTGTGATGGGCCAGATTGAGGCCGCCATGAAGGGCGAAAAGAAGCCCTACATCACGGCCGCGCAATATTATTTCAACACCGGCAAAGACCTCACGCCCGCGCTGGGCTGGGTTGAGGAAGCCATTAAGGCCAGCCCCAGCTACTACGGCTACTACTGGAAGGCCAAGCTGCTGCAGAAACAAGGCAAGAACAAAGAAGCCATCGAAGCCGCCAACAAGTCGCTGGAGCTCGTGCAGACCGATAAAAACGAAGTTTCCAAAGCCGAATACACGCGCCTGAACCAAGAGGTGCTGGCCGCGGCCGGCGCGAAGAAATAA
- a CDS encoding SDR family oxidoreductase, with translation MKILLTGATGYIGQRLLPLLAADHEVVCLVRDARRFALADLLPEALQSRVTVAQGDLLKPDSLAEVPTDIDAAYYLVHSMSGGSANFFQLEQQSAHNFTKFLDTTTARQVIYLSGIANDEGLSKHLRSRRAVETVLGEAQKAKLTVLRASIIIGSGSASFEIIRDLVEKLPVMVTPRWLNSRCQPIGIRDIMFYLTAVLDNEACFGRAFDVGGPDVLTYREMLLGLAAERGYRRWIVTVPVLTPRLSSWWLYLVTSTTFSLAQSLVESLKNDTVCDPAKSISRVIPHTPMSYRAALALAFQRIEQNEVVSSWSDAVSSGTLRQNYMDAIQIPKNGMFFDRQFVPFARPVAEVLDNIWRIGGDRGWYKTDWLWQIRGLMDKAVGGPGLRRGRRSPSRLRAGDPLDFWRVLVADKPGRRLLLYAEMKLPGEAWLQFRIVDQPDGTHALEQLAAYRPRGLAGRLYWYSVLPFHGIIFKGMSRNIVAYQESAVRPSATAQPVKSS, from the coding sequence ATGAAAATTCTGCTCACCGGCGCCACCGGCTACATTGGCCAGCGCCTGCTCCCTTTGCTGGCCGCCGACCACGAGGTGGTGTGTCTGGTGCGCGACGCCCGCCGGTTCGCCCTCGCCGACCTGCTGCCCGAGGCCCTGCAAAGCCGCGTCACGGTGGCCCAGGGCGACCTGCTCAAGCCCGACTCGCTGGCCGAAGTGCCCACCGACATCGACGCGGCCTACTACCTGGTGCACTCAATGAGCGGCGGCAGCGCCAACTTCTTTCAGCTGGAGCAGCAGTCGGCCCACAACTTCACCAAGTTTCTGGATACCACCACGGCCCGGCAGGTCATCTACCTTTCCGGTATTGCCAACGACGAGGGCCTGAGCAAGCACCTGCGTTCGCGCCGCGCCGTGGAAACGGTGCTGGGCGAAGCTCAAAAAGCAAAGCTGACGGTGCTACGGGCCAGCATCATCATCGGCTCGGGGTCGGCCTCGTTTGAAATCATCCGGGATTTGGTGGAAAAGCTGCCCGTGATGGTGACGCCGCGCTGGCTGAACTCGCGCTGCCAACCCATTGGCATTCGAGATATTATGTTTTACCTCACGGCCGTGCTCGACAACGAAGCCTGTTTCGGCCGCGCCTTCGACGTGGGCGGACCCGACGTGTTGACTTACCGCGAGATGCTGCTGGGCCTGGCCGCCGAGCGCGGCTACCGGCGCTGGATAGTGACGGTGCCTGTGCTCACGCCGCGGCTGTCGTCGTGGTGGCTGTACCTGGTCACGAGCACCACGTTTTCGCTGGCCCAAAGCCTGGTCGAAAGCCTGAAAAACGACACCGTATGCGACCCCGCCAAGAGCATCAGTCGGGTCATTCCGCATACGCCCATGAGCTACCGCGCGGCGCTGGCCCTGGCCTTTCAACGCATTGAGCAAAACGAAGTGGTGAGCAGCTGGAGCGATGCCGTGAGCAGCGGCACCCTGCGCCAGAACTACATGGACGCCATCCAAATCCCGAAAAACGGCATGTTCTTCGACCGCCAGTTTGTGCCCTTCGCGCGGCCCGTGGCCGAGGTGCTGGACAACATCTGGCGCATCGGCGGCGACCGGGGCTGGTACAAAACCGACTGGCTCTGGCAGATTCGGGGCCTGATGGACAAGGCCGTGGGCGGGCCGGGCCTGCGCCGGGGCCGCCGCTCTCCCTCGCGCCTGCGCGCCGGCGACCCGCTCGATTTCTGGCGCGTGCTGGTGGCCGACAAGCCCGGCCGCCGCCTGCTGCTCTACGCCGAAATGAAACTGCCCGGCGAGGCCTGGCTGCAGTTCCGCATCGTGGACCAGCCCGACGGCACCCACGCCCTGGAGCAGCTGGCTGCCTACCGCCCGCGCGGCCTGGCCGGGCGGCTGTATTGGTACTCGGTGCTGCCCTTCCACGGCATCATTTTCAAAGGAATGTCCCGGAACATTGTCGCGTACCAAGAGTCGGCGGTTCGTCCATCAGCCACGGCGCAGCCGGTCAAATCATCATAA
- a CDS encoding prolipoprotein diacylglyceryl transferase family protein: protein MHIPYTPGHDYYTPFYLLATLTNVLLLLWEGWRRGFPLRPWLTLVAASSLALILGSKLITHPVGEWAAVLFTNAPADTARSILGGGLAAGLTVVALRRWLGLSWAVLDALALPLCAALMVQCVGCVLTGCCFGVTTTGWGLTYAADTLPWAAQVLRGALLAHAAHSLPVVPTQLWALALCAAVGGVLLATRKRRWPVGSWLLLQTGLLLLGRFGLSFWRDAVGEPLAGTVHSVLGGQWLGLQFLLLPAGLLALGLWLWRVRRRMAVEDAVVATSGQGRRLWVVAGLLGSTALLGPAALTLPEVLAVKGLLLVVLLAEAGAALVSAVNANAREWRLAGLPLSGGLIVLILVTTAQTPAPEQAPLPGQGPTRTLTVTGGVLGNQHEAYERIQLNNTGCSGSQQLALQQQVAAAGGEVAFETSGLTNAFGQPIDKTTTWGGGLWVGRQRIDAQPLPGQSGSYAGITDRDTTFRPTLVDVHVYKQIHRERGWRSFDVRLGLHLGQLGYFSYFGDGESRESTLLMPEVMVRLGHPDLLFGQADFCYGAENVLGAYTSRLGVGSGLGMRNGPQLLVGYAHSPHYPTPSMGFASALLRLPSHPSLSLEPYVATDFGRHNSVSLKLNYRIGR, encoded by the coding sequence ATGCACATACCTTACACGCCGGGCCACGATTACTACACGCCATTTTACCTGCTGGCCACGCTCACCAACGTGCTGCTGCTACTATGGGAAGGCTGGCGGCGGGGCTTCCCCTTGCGCCCCTGGCTGACGTTGGTAGCGGCCAGTAGCCTGGCGCTGATTTTGGGCAGCAAGCTCATCACCCACCCCGTGGGTGAGTGGGCGGCCGTGCTCTTCACCAACGCGCCCGCCGATACGGCACGCTCCATTCTGGGCGGCGGGCTGGCGGCGGGGCTTACGGTGGTAGCCTTGCGCCGGTGGCTGGGCCTGAGCTGGGCGGTGCTCGATGCCCTGGCCCTGCCCCTGTGCGCGGCCCTGATGGTGCAGTGCGTGGGCTGTGTGCTCACGGGCTGCTGCTTTGGGGTGACTACCACGGGATGGGGCCTCACCTACGCAGCGGACACGTTGCCGTGGGCGGCACAGGTGCTGCGCGGCGCCCTGCTCGCCCACGCCGCCCACAGCCTGCCGGTGGTGCCCACGCAGCTGTGGGCGCTGGCATTGTGCGCGGCCGTGGGCGGCGTGCTGCTGGCCACCCGGAAGCGGCGCTGGCCAGTGGGCTCCTGGTTGCTGTTGCAAACCGGGCTGCTGCTGCTGGGGCGCTTTGGCCTCTCGTTCTGGCGCGATGCGGTGGGGGAGCCGCTGGCGGGCACCGTGCATAGTGTCCTGGGTGGGCAGTGGCTGGGGCTGCAGTTTTTGCTGCTGCCGGCGGGGCTGCTGGCGCTGGGGCTGTGGTTGTGGCGGGTTCGGCGGAGAATGGCAGTTGAGGACGCCGTTGTTGCTACCAGCGGCCAGGGGCGGCGGCTCTGGGTGGTGGCGGGCTTGCTGGGCAGCACGGCGCTGCTGGGGCCGGCGGCGCTCACGCTGCCCGAAGTGCTGGCGGTGAAGGGCTTGCTGCTGGTGGTGCTACTGGCGGAGGCGGGCGCGGCTCTGGTTTCGGCGGTCAACGCCAATGCGCGCGAGTGGCGCCTGGCCGGGCTGCCGCTCAGCGGAGGGCTCATCGTGCTTATCCTTGTCACGACGGCCCAGACACCCGCACCCGAGCAGGCGCCGCTCCCGGGCCAAGGCCCCACCCGCACCCTGACCGTGACGGGCGGCGTGCTGGGCAACCAACACGAAGCCTACGAGCGAATTCAGCTTAATAACACCGGCTGCAGCGGGAGCCAGCAACTGGCCCTGCAACAGCAGGTAGCGGCGGCGGGCGGCGAGGTCGCGTTTGAAACGTCGGGCCTGACCAATGCCTTTGGCCAGCCCATCGACAAAACCACTACCTGGGGCGGCGGCCTGTGGGTGGGTCGGCAGCGCATCGACGCCCAGCCCCTACCCGGCCAATCCGGCAGCTATGCGGGCATCACCGACCGGGACACCACCTTCCGCCCCACCCTGGTCGATGTGCACGTTTACAAGCAGATTCACCGCGAAAGAGGCTGGCGCAGCTTCGACGTGCGCCTCGGTCTGCACCTGGGCCAACTCGGCTACTTCAGTTACTTCGGCGACGGCGAATCGCGCGAAAGCACCCTACTCATGCCCGAGGTGATGGTGCGCCTGGGCCATCCGGACCTCCTGTTTGGCCAGGCCGACTTTTGCTACGGGGCCGAGAACGTGCTGGGGGCTTACACCTCGCGCCTGGGGGTGGGCTCGGGCCTGGGCATGCGCAACGGGCCGCAGCTGCTGGTGGGCTACGCGCACTCGCCGCACTACCCCACCCCCAGCATGGGCTTTGCCAGCGCCCTGCTGCGCCTGCCCAGCCACCCCAGCCTCAGCCTGGAGCCCTACGTAGCCACCGATTTCGGCCGGCACAACAGCGTCAGCCTGAAGCTGAACTACCGCATTGGGCGCTAG
- a CDS encoding type IA DNA topoisomerase, with amino-acid sequence MIVCIAEKPSVAREIANVLGATRRMDGYMEGNGYQVTWTFGHFCQLKEPDDYQPEWKRWSLHNLPMIPDKFGIKLMRRDAGVVNQFNTIKKLVDEATEVINCGDAGQEGEVIQRWVLQEAKCRKPVKRLWISSLTEEAIRQGFANLRDAKEFDSLYQAGKSRAVGDWLLGLNATRLFTLKYTTYQDKQLLSIGRVQTPTLALLVERWHEIQNFRPEPYWVLKTEYRGTLFSHMAAPDKAKDADAAPDTKSRLRALGYFVTEEEAKEALEAVRPAPLRVTDVEIKKGRESPPRLFDLTSLQVQCNNQLGLSAEDTLKIVQALYEKKAVSYPRVDTTFLPDDQYAKIPGILRGIGYDALTKPLLATKIPKTPKVFNNNKVTDHHAIIPTGAAGPGGGMETSVYDIIARRFIAAFYPDCEVSNTTVLAEAAERPFRVRGRQILNPGWRVVYGDPTQQAAPKPAPAPGAAGAAAEADDDAVSTVLPNFVKGESGPHEPRLESKMTQPPKDYTEATLLRGMETAGRNIDDEELRQAMKENGIGRPSTRAAIIETLFKRNYIRREKKRIVPTPTGVELIGLIRNPTLKSAELTGQWEHKLRQIERGELSSEGFLGELSGLVQEMVAEVKNDGRGRMVTSGSAELAVQQAKNSAAAGGSKVPAGMTGGRPATPHGPATLPGANGLGYCPACKTGHVVRGKTAFGCVRFREGCTFRLPAEVHGKKLSDPQVKALLAKGRTPVMKGFVGADGQKFDAAIGLDTSFQPMLLQVAEPKPGAAPDSGLIPCPVCKLGTMLKGKAAYGCSRFREDCQFRVAFEWGGKQLTETQLKQLLRKGETSVIKGFISAKTGKKYDAALKVEDGRVVPVFG; translated from the coding sequence GTGATAGTTTGCATTGCCGAGAAGCCCAGCGTCGCCCGTGAAATTGCCAACGTGCTGGGCGCCACCCGCCGCATGGACGGCTACATGGAAGGCAACGGCTACCAGGTGACCTGGACTTTCGGCCACTTCTGCCAGCTTAAGGAGCCCGACGACTACCAGCCCGAGTGGAAGCGCTGGAGCCTGCACAACCTGCCCATGATTCCGGACAAATTCGGCATCAAGCTCATGCGCCGCGACGCGGGCGTCGTCAACCAGTTCAATACCATTAAAAAGCTGGTCGACGAAGCCACCGAAGTCATCAACTGCGGCGACGCCGGGCAGGAAGGGGAGGTGATTCAGCGCTGGGTGCTGCAGGAGGCCAAGTGCCGCAAGCCGGTGAAGCGTCTCTGGATTTCCTCGCTAACGGAAGAGGCTATCCGCCAAGGCTTTGCCAACCTGCGCGACGCCAAGGAGTTCGACTCACTCTATCAGGCCGGCAAAAGCCGCGCCGTGGGCGACTGGCTGCTGGGCCTCAACGCCACGCGCCTCTTCACCCTCAAGTACACCACCTACCAGGACAAGCAGCTGCTGAGCATCGGCCGCGTGCAAACGCCCACGCTGGCCCTGCTGGTGGAGCGCTGGCACGAAATTCAGAACTTCCGGCCCGAGCCATATTGGGTGCTGAAGACCGAGTACCGCGGCACCCTGTTCAGCCACATGGCCGCGCCCGACAAGGCCAAAGATGCCGACGCCGCGCCCGATACCAAGAGCCGCCTGCGCGCCCTGGGCTACTTCGTGACCGAGGAGGAAGCAAAAGAAGCGCTGGAAGCGGTGCGCCCGGCCCCGCTGCGCGTCACGGACGTGGAGATTAAGAAAGGCCGCGAATCCCCGCCGCGCTTGTTCGATTTGACCTCGCTGCAAGTGCAGTGCAACAACCAGTTGGGCTTGTCAGCCGAGGACACGCTCAAAATCGTTCAGGCGCTGTACGAGAAAAAGGCCGTAAGCTACCCGCGCGTCGACACCACCTTTCTGCCCGATGACCAGTATGCTAAAATCCCCGGCATTCTGCGCGGCATCGGCTACGACGCGCTGACCAAGCCGCTGCTGGCCACCAAGATTCCGAAGACGCCCAAGGTCTTCAACAACAACAAAGTCACCGACCACCACGCCATCATCCCGACCGGCGCGGCCGGCCCCGGGGGCGGCATGGAAACCAGCGTGTACGACATCATCGCGCGCCGCTTCATCGCCGCCTTCTACCCCGACTGTGAGGTGAGCAACACCACCGTGCTGGCCGAAGCCGCCGAGCGCCCGTTCCGCGTGCGCGGTCGCCAGATTCTGAACCCCGGCTGGCGCGTGGTGTACGGCGACCCCACCCAGCAGGCGGCCCCCAAACCGGCACCCGCCCCGGGTGCCGCCGGTGCGGCGGCCGAGGCTGATGACGACGCGGTATCGACGGTGCTGCCCAACTTCGTGAAGGGCGAAAGCGGCCCGCACGAGCCGCGCCTGGAAAGCAAGATGACCCAGCCGCCCAAGGACTACACCGAGGCCACGCTGCTGCGCGGCATGGAAACCGCCGGCCGCAACATCGACGACGAGGAGCTGCGCCAGGCCATGAAGGAAAACGGTATCGGCCGCCCCAGCACCCGCGCCGCCATCATCGAAACACTGTTCAAGCGCAACTACATCCGGCGCGAGAAAAAGCGCATCGTGCCCACGCCCACCGGCGTGGAGCTCATTGGCCTTATCCGCAACCCCACCCTGAAATCGGCGGAACTCACGGGCCAGTGGGAGCATAAGCTGCGCCAGATTGAGCGCGGCGAGCTGTCGTCGGAGGGCTTTTTGGGCGAGTTGTCGGGCCTGGTGCAGGAGATGGTGGCCGAGGTGAAGAACGATGGCCGTGGCCGCATGGTGACCTCGGGCAGCGCCGAGCTGGCCGTGCAGCAGGCGAAAAATTCGGCCGCGGCGGGCGGCAGCAAGGTGCCAGCCGGCATGACCGGTGGCCGCCCCGCCACGCCCCACGGCCCGGCCACGCTGCCCGGCGCCAACGGCCTGGGCTACTGCCCGGCCTGCAAAACCGGCCATGTGGTGCGCGGCAAAACGGCCTTTGGCTGCGTGCGCTTCCGCGAGGGCTGCACCTTTCGCCTGCCGGCCGAGGTGCACGGCAAAAAGCTGAGCGACCCGCAGGTGAAGGCCCTGCTGGCCAAAGGCCGCACGCCCGTGATGAAAGGCTTCGTTGGGGCCGACGGCCAGAAGTTCGACGCCGCCATTGGCCTCGATACCAGTTTCCAGCCCATGCTGCTGCAAGTGGCCGAGCCCAAGCCGGGCGCCGCGCCCGACTCGGGCCTGATTCCGTGCCCGGTGTGCAAGCTGGGCACCATGCTCAAGGGCAAGGCGGCCTACGGCTGCTCGCGCTTCCGCGAAGACTGCCAGTTTCGGGTGGCCTTCGAGTGGGGCGGCAAGCAGCTCACCGAAACCCAGCTCAAACAGTTGTTGCGCAAGGGCGAAACCAGCGTCATCAAGGGCTTCATCTCGGCCAAAACCGGCAAGAAGTACGACGCCGCGCTGAAGGTGGAAGACGGGCGCGTGGTGCCGGTGTTTGGGTAG
- a CDS encoding secondary thiamine-phosphate synthase enzyme YjbQ: MIYQKHFQLPALRRGFHLITEQVLRELPELARVRAGLLHVFIQHTSASLCLNENADPTVRHDFEQFFHRLAPENAPYFRHNSEGSDDMPAHLKAALLGSSVSIPVANGRLALGTWQGIYLGEHREHGGRRSIMLTLMGD, from the coding sequence ATGATATACCAAAAGCACTTCCAACTGCCGGCCCTGCGGCGCGGCTTCCACCTCATCACCGAACAGGTGCTGCGCGAGCTGCCGGAGCTGGCGCGCGTGCGGGCCGGCCTGCTGCACGTGTTTATTCAGCACACCTCGGCCAGCCTGTGCCTCAACGAGAACGCCGACCCCACGGTGCGGCACGACTTCGAGCAGTTCTTCCACCGCCTGGCGCCGGAGAATGCGCCCTATTTCCGCCACAACTCCGAAGGCTCCGATGACATGCCGGCCCACCTCAAAGCGGCGCTGTTGGGCAGCAGCGTCAGCATCCCGGTCGCGAACGGCCGGCTGGCGCTGGGCACCTGGCAGGGCATTTACCTAGGCGAGCACCGGGAGCACGGCGGCCGTCGCTCAATCATGCTCACGCTGATGGGTGACTAA